GGTCGCGTACGGTGGACGGGCCGCCGGCAATCACAAAGCCCTCATCGACAAAGTCCTTGAACTTCCAGTTGGGAATGTCATCCAGCTTGTCAAAATAGCTCTTGAAGATGCCCTTGCGGACGTTGTTTTCCAGGCTCCGGTAGTCCTGATGACCGGGTGGGAAAAAGAATTCGGGCGGGATGTGCAAGGACTTGTTGTAGAAGTACTGCATGTGCTTTTCGTACAGCTGTTCGGCTTTGGCGTCGGATTCGGCCACGGCCACCAGTTGCAGAAAACCGGCCCGGAAGGGGTTGGGTTCGATGCCGCGCTCGTCGATGAACTGCCAGAAGCCGTCCATCACGCCCCGGCCGGCCTTGGGCCCGTAATAGCTCAAAAAGCAGTAGCAGTGGTTGTGTCGGGCGGCAAACTCCCAGGTGCTGAGGCTGCCCAGTCCCGGCACCCAGACCGGCGGGTGGGGCTGCTGGATGGGCCGCGGCCAGACGTTGACCATGGGCAGCTGGTAGTATTTGCCGTTCCAGGCGAAGATGTCCTCGGCGGTCCAGGCTTTGAGGATCAGGTCGTGGGCTTCGTAGTAGCGCTCACGCTGCTCAATCGGGGTGATACCCGCGCACAGGGTGGCGTCCATGGCCGTGCCCAGCGGCATGCCGGCAACCAGGCGGCCGCCGCTGATGGTATCCAGCATGCCGTATTCTTCGGCCACCCGGGTGGGTGGGTTGGTCGTCGGCAGGGTGGAGCCCATTTGGACCACCGCCACGTCCATGCCGTTGGTGGCCCGGGCCATGACCGAGCCCATCAGGTTGGGGTTTGGCATAAAGCCATAGGCGTTCTGGTGATGCTCGTTGACGCATATGCCGTCCATGCCGGCTTTTGCCGCATAAATCAGCTCGTCCAGCGTCCAGTTGTAGTATTGGCCGACCTTTTCGGCATCGCCCAGTTCGGTCCAGGGCGGGTCAACCCAGACGGAGTGGTAGCGTTGTTCAAAGTCGTCCGGCAGGTCCCGGTAGGGCATCAGGTGGAACATAGATACCTTCATGGCGAGCCTCCTTTGGCGGTGTCGGCTAGACCATACCAAGTGTGTGGCGTCTTGACTAGGCGCGCATCAGGCCACAGTCGTGAAAGTCGATTCAGGAACGGCCCGGTTCTGCGCGGGGTGGGCCGGACAGCAGGAAATCTGACCAGCTGACCGCCGTCAAGCCTAAACGTGTGGCCAGTTCTTCAGCACCCACGGCGGTAATGACCAGGGGACGATAGCGGGGATAGCGACGGCAGAACTCGAGTAAGCCGCGCAACTCTGCGGACTCGAAGGGACTGGTTTTGATCTCGATCGCCCACGCGCCCCAGCTCCCGTCAATAACCCCATCCACCTCAAGGGAGTCTTCGCGCCAGTAACGGACCCGCTGGCCCGTATTCCAGGCATGGGCCAGGCAGGCGTTCTCGACCCAGAGTCCAAATCGAGCCGGGTCATGGTTCGGGTCTGGCGGACCAAGGGGGTGGAGAGCCGACATGATCGCATTATTCAGGACGAGCAGTTTGGGGGGAGCGGCTCGCCGCCTATGCTCCCGCCTGCTGAGCTTTTCCAAGCCTACGACCAAATAGGCTTCTTCAAGCAGGGCCAGGTAATGGGCGATGGTTTCCAGGGCGCCCCGGTCTTGGAGTTGGCCCTGGAGCTTTTGGAGTGAAACGATCTGGGCCGGCATACTGGCTGCAAGGGCAAAGATCTGGCGCAGCAGGCCCGGACGACGAATCACCCCTAGGGCCAGAACATCCCGTCCCATCGCAGGCTCGATAATGGCATCCCGGATGTATGCACTCCAGCGCCCACGGTCGTCCACCAATGGACAGGCTCCAGGGTAGGAGCCAAGCTGTACGCTCAAGAACGCCGCTCGTTCAGAAGAAAGCTGAAAGCTGTGTCGAAGGGCCGAGGCTGACCAGTGGCTTAAGGTCAAGCGTTCAAAACGCCCGGCCAGGCTCTCCCGCGCTCCGCTCCCGAGGCGAAGGGCCGAGGAGCCGGTGACAACCACATGGAGCGGGATGTCTCGGCGTCGGAGACGATCATACTGCCCTTTGAGTCGAGCGCTCCAGTCTGACACATGCTGAATTTCATCAATGAACAGCACTCCTGTGCCGTGGCGACACGCTGCTTCGGCCTCAGACCAGGCACGTTCCCAAAAGCCGGGAAGATTCGCCTGGGGGTCGTCGCCTGCAACATAGCTCGTGGCTTCGCCGAGCTGCGCGACCAAGTCGAGGGCCAGGGTTGTCTTGCCTACCTGTCTCGGGCCGGTCAGGATCTGGATCCGTCCGGGAGCTGGTTCCTGAAGGCGCTGTAATAACACCTGCCGGCACTCGAAGTAGTCCAGCCTGAATTCTTTGTCGATCATACTCGAATAATTATTCGAGTCTGTCTGTATA
Above is a genomic segment from Desulfurellaceae bacterium containing:
- a CDS encoding LLM class flavin-dependent oxidoreductase, coding for MKVSMFHLMPYRDLPDDFEQRYHSVWVDPPWTELGDAEKVGQYYNWTLDELIYAAKAGMDGICVNEHHQNAYGFMPNPNLMGSVMARATNGMDVAVVQMGSTLPTTNPPTRVAEEYGMLDTISGGRLVAGMPLGTAMDATLCAGITPIEQRERYYEAHDLILKAWTAEDIFAWNGKYYQLPMVNVWPRPIQQPHPPVWVPGLGSLSTWEFAARHNHCYCFLSYYGPKAGRGVMDGFWQFIDERGIEPNPFRAGFLQLVAVAESDAKAEQLYEKHMQYFYNKSLHIPPEFFFPPGHQDYRSLENNVRKGIFKSYFDKLDDIPNWKFKDFVDEGFVIAGGPSTVRDLLTDAIKNLRIGNLMVLLHIGSMPHELTLKNIDMFTREVMPHLHDTWDAEWENHWWPEKLRTKRQSTLAAL
- a CDS encoding ATP-binding protein; amino-acid sequence: MIDKEFRLDYFECRQVLLQRLQEPAPGRIQILTGPRQVGKTTLALDLVAQLGEATSYVAGDDPQANLPGFWERAWSEAEAACRHGTGVLFIDEIQHVSDWSARLKGQYDRLRRRDIPLHVVVTGSSALRLGSGARESLAGRFERLTLSHWSASALRHSFQLSSERAAFLSVQLGSYPGACPLVDDRGRWSAYIRDAIIEPAMGRDVLALGVIRRPGLLRQIFALAASMPAQIVSLQKLQGQLQDRGALETIAHYLALLEEAYLVVGLEKLSRREHRRRAAPPKLLVLNNAIMSALHPLGPPDPNHDPARFGLWVENACLAHAWNTGQRVRYWREDSLEVDGVIDGSWGAWAIEIKTSPFESAELRGLLEFCRRYPRYRPLVITAVGAEELATRLGLTAVSWSDFLLSGPPRAEPGRS